In Cryptomeria japonica chromosome 1, Sugi_1.0, whole genome shotgun sequence, the sequence TTTCCGGACTCTATAATAATGTTTTTGGATTAGATTATGTCAGAGTTTTTTGAATCAGATCAGAACACTCTATGATTTATTTTTAGAATGTAACAGAACTAGAGGAGATGTAAAATTTGATGATAGACTATGAAATACGATTTGAATGTTGATGATAAATATGatcttcaaaatattgattcaaaaAACTCTAACACAATCTAATCTAAAAACAACATTGATCAATACTTAACACAAAATACCCATGAGTATATGTACCTGGAGTATGTTGGAACTGATTTCTATGATATGGTCTTGGAATTTGGAAACAGTGTACTTCGATCTGGTGAATGGATTGACGTAATAGTTCTCAATAAAATCGTTGCTGCCTGCGCTCACCACGAATATTGCTTTATTCAGAATGTTGTTGGCCTCTTCAATTCCTGCTATCCTCTCCAACTTTATTTTGTACTCCTTGAAGTACTCAACTTCCTTCCACATCGGTATTACAGACTAGCAATGCAAAAACAAGTGTAAAGAGAAGTAATTAGATTCTCTGCATGCAAACAGTAATTCTGATCATTTAGAGAGACCTCCTTAATGAAACTGCAAAAGAGGAAGATATTATCAAAAATATACTCCAGGTGGCTTATGAGTAGGGAGGGACCTTAAAATTTACACTACTGTAGCAGTAGATTTTTATAGCCAAGTGGGTGAGTGCATGCTTGCTATTTTATAAGATAATTTCTATGCAGAGTTTTTAAAACTTTCAGTGGGGTTGAAACTTGTAATACCATGGGATTTTTATCTTATGTTTCTAACAATCACCCTTCAAAGCTAAAAACAGCAGGCACTGGTTTTGACTTTGTTAATACAAATTGGTGGACCGTCTCACTGTCATACAAGATTGGAAGTTGATGGTAGGTGGCCAAAATTAGGCTGTATTTGATAATTTAAAAATTTGTCAGGCTGAATAATAATATTAactgtttgtaatttttttataattatatatttgaCAATTtagaatataatataaataataaatatttgttcTAAAagaatatattattataaaatcatatatataaaaGACAGGTTCCAGATCAACTGGTCAACAATATGTAATTCTACTTATAATGTAATTGAAAAATACTCTCATCAATTTTCATACTAGATTGTTAAATTTCAGGTCTGTTCTCATGTTTAACTATAAATGAGAGATCTTAGTTTGTTTACATGTTAAAAAAACTGTCAGAAAAGATATTCAGTCTTTGGCTTTCAGATATCAATATAGACGTGTACTTCCATATCTAATAACAAAAACAGTTTCATAAATGATATAAAATCTTCTAAGAAAAAACTCTTTCAGTTATCAATATAGACGTGTATAACAAAAACAGTTTCATAAATGATATAAAATCTTCTAAGAAAAAACTATCTTTCAAATACATTAACTATTATTTAATCTCTTCTGGATGAGATTGGTGGTGGGTTTATAAAAAAAAGGTTTAATTCATAATGGATATAAGTGGGTTCAATCTCAACTGATCTTACACTGCATGCTAGTTGTAATGCCCACTGATATGTCTAAAATTTGCATGAAACAAAGAAAAGTATGAGAAAATGATGAACATACAACTACCCGCGaagttgcattatcatatccaGTGCCAGCAGATGCAAAACTGACTCCAGTAAGCAGGTCTTGGTCCTTAAGCCTAGGGTCCAGATATGGTGGCACAGCCTCTTTTATACCCAATCCTTCCGCTATATTTATTGAAACATTATAACCCACATTAGAAAAATAAGACTAAAAAGATAGAAATGGTTATTCAGTCATTACCATACATTATGGTATGGATGTTACATAATTGAAATTTTATTtcttattgataaataatgtagtTAAATTCATTTGAGACAGTGGTACAATGAAGACTATAAAAGATCTTCATGATGAGAAATCAAAATTTCGGACATAACATCCAATCATTGATACCATGACTGTTTCCTAAAAAAATATAAGACATAATCATTTCTAAATTATTTACCTAGGAAGTCTGTTGGAAGCCTTCCATTGCAGAAGCGACCAGTGGGATTATGGCCAGGGAAATCTTTTCCATAGGGAGGGAAATTGCTCCTAATAAGTGTTGAAATATGATTGTTATTGCCTGGATCTACTGTTGAATCTCCAAACACAATAACTGCTGGTGCCAATTGTTTTGCATCTACTTCAACACACCATCTAGTAGCAATTGCTATTGCTAAACCAAGGGCAATCATATTAAAAGCCATTGCCAAACTATGGGTATTTTCTTCTGCATTTTCAGTTTAAGACACTTTTTTCAAGTGCTTTCAAGACTAGTTGATTGGACCGTCACCAACCTGAGACTTTATTATTAGGGTTTGTTCTACTCCACCTAAATTAGTTCAACCCCCCTTTACCATTTAACGCCCAAAAAGTAAACAGCATTGCCCATATAATGGGTGTTTGAAAGTAAAATATGGAACAACAGTTTGTTTTAATTGGGGAAAAGAAAACACTGGTCAAAACAATCTTAAAATTACTTGCAATCATTTTGTGGAATCTAAGAAAGCAAAGGAAGATTTGTCTGTCACTCTTAAATGACTTTTGTGGATTTTCCTCCAACGGCCACCAATAACAGGTAAGGTATTGTTCAGTTGGTTCGATATGTACCTATGGTACATTCTTAACGTTTGTTTATttgcaatttttattttaaattcattta encodes:
- the LOC131034173 gene encoding GDSL esterase/lipase At2g04570 isoform X2 — encoded protein: MAFNMIALGLAIAIATRWCVEVDAKQLAPAVIVFGDSTVDPGNNNHISTLIRSNFPPYGKDFPGHNPTGRFCNGRLPTDFLAEGLGIKEAVPPYLDPRLKDQDLLTGVSFASAGTGYDNATSRSVIPMWKEVEYFKEYKIKLERIAGIEEANNILNKAIFVVSAGSNDFIENYYVNPFTRSKYTVSKFQDHIIEISSNILQEIYSYGARKIAVAGLPALGCLPLERAVKVFRTKGGCVKDLNQDAIDYNMKLQAMIDSLKSSLPDLRIVYADVYSMLVDMELNPAKYNISYTSLACCGTGSVEFGYACNKRTPFTCSDASKYIFWDSVHPTEKTYKYVAQDLLRNSIPELLDP
- the LOC131034173 gene encoding GDSL esterase/lipase At2g04570 isoform X1, with the translated sequence MAFNMIALGLAIAIATRWCVEVDAKQLAPAVIVFGDSTVDPGNNNHISTLIRSNFPPYGKDFPGHNPTGRFCNGRLPTDFLAEGLGIKEAVPPYLDPRLKDQDLLTGVSFASAGTGYDNATSRVVSVIPMWKEVEYFKEYKIKLERIAGIEEANNILNKAIFVVSAGSNDFIENYYVNPFTRSKYTVSKFQDHIIEISSNILQEIYSYGARKIAVAGLPALGCLPLERAVKVFRTKGGCVKDLNQDAIDYNMKLQAMIDSLKSSLPDLRIVYADVYSMLVDMELNPAKYNISYTSLACCGTGSVEFGYACNKRTPFTCSDASKYIFWDSVHPTEKTYKYVAQDLLRNSIPELLDP